The window AGCACATGATCTCCGACCCGGACGTCACCGTCGGCGCGTTCCTGTCCGGCGGCATCGACTCGACGGCCACCGCCACGCTGGCCAAGGAGCACAACCCGAACCTGATCGCGTTCACCACCGGGTTCGAGCGCGAGGGCTACTCCGAAGTCGACGTCGCCGCCGAGTCGGCCGCCGCGATCGGCGTGAAGCACGTGGTCCGCACGGTCTCGGCGGACGAGATGATGGAGGCGCTGCCGCTCATCGTCTGGTACCTCGACGACCCGGTGGCCGACCCGGCGCTGGTCCCGCTGTGGTTCATCGCCCGCGAGGCCCGCAAGCACGTCAAGGCGGTGCTCTCCGGCGAGGGCGCGGACGAGCTGTTCGGCGGCTACACGATCTACAACGAGCCGATCTCGCTGGCGCCGTTCGAGAAGATCCCGGGCGGGATGCGGAAGCTGATCGGCAAGGTGTCGACGAAGATCCCCGAGGGCACCCGCGGCAAGGACCTGCTGCGCCGCGGCGCGTTGCCGCTGGAGGACCGCTACTACGGCAACGCCCGCAACTTCCGCGACGACCAGCTGCGCGCGGTGCTTCGCACGTACCAGGAAGGCGTCGGCTTCAAGGACGTCACGGCGCCCTGGTACGACGTCTCGCGCGGCTGGGACCCGGTGGCCCGCATGCAGCACGTCGACCTCTACACGTGGCTGCGCGGCGACATCCTGGTGAAGGCCGACAAGGTGACGATGGCGAACTCGCTGGAGCTGCGGGTGCCGTTCCTCGACGCCGAGGTGTTCAAGGTCGCCGCGTCGATCCCGCTGGACCAGAAGCTCGCGCACGGTACGACGAAGTACGCACTGCGCCAGGCACTGGCCAAGATCATCCCGGCGCACGTGCTGAACCGCCGCAAGCTCGGCTTCCCGGTGCCGATCCGGCTGTGGCTGCGCAACGAGATGTACGACTGGGCGCGCGGCATCATCAGTGATTCGAAGACCGACGAGCTGCTGGACAAGAAGGCGATCCTGGCGCTGCTGGAGGAGCACAAGGCGGGGCAGCTGGACCGCAGCCGCCAGCTGTGGGCGCTGATCGTGTTCATGCT of the Amycolatopsis sp. NBC_01488 genome contains:
- the asnB gene encoding asparagine synthase (glutamine-hydrolyzing); protein product: MCGLLGLICATETGAANARDAVGAAMRCQRHRGPDEQDTWADAEVVYGFNRLAFIDVEHAHQPLVWGPPEAPGRYTMNFNGEIYNYLELRAELAEQHGAKFETEGDGEAIVAGFHYLGADWVKRLRGMFAFMIWDSQEKRVFGARDPFGIKPLFYSAGPGGVAFSSEKKSLLELSDTLGVAQELDRKALQHYLVLQYVPEPESLHTAIRRVESGTSFEVVPGGEVEFTRYFHPQFTAKPVNSQAEAEELHQRIADVMRDSVGKHMISDPDVTVGAFLSGGIDSTATATLAKEHNPNLIAFTTGFEREGYSEVDVAAESAAAIGVKHVVRTVSADEMMEALPLIVWYLDDPVADPALVPLWFIAREARKHVKAVLSGEGADELFGGYTIYNEPISLAPFEKIPGGMRKLIGKVSTKIPEGTRGKDLLRRGALPLEDRYYGNARNFRDDQLRAVLRTYQEGVGFKDVTAPWYDVSRGWDPVARMQHVDLYTWLRGDILVKADKVTMANSLELRVPFLDAEVFKVAASIPLDQKLAHGTTKYALRQALAKIIPAHVLNRRKLGFPVPIRLWLRNEMYDWARGIISDSKTDELLDKKAILALLEEHKAGQLDRSRQLWALIVFMLWHGIFVEHRIKPEIPEPVYPVKL